A single Zonotrichia albicollis isolate bZonAlb1 chromosome 28, bZonAlb1.hap1, whole genome shotgun sequence DNA region contains:
- the MICAL1 gene encoding F-actin-monooxygenase MICAL1 isoform X4, giving the protein MSVPAEEPGNPAHAIFERFLRAGQCQEVLGSFLELCQQLGVQGTGLQLYHGLKAALNYWNAKALWSKLDKKAGHKDYDQGTACAGTKCLVVGAGPCGLRAAIELALLGARVVLLEKRDSFSRNNVLHLWPFTIHDLRALGAKKFYGRFCTGTLDHISIRQLQLILLKVALLLGVEVHINVRFEDLVPPKGKAGGWQAVLQPSSSPLSHYEFDVLISAGGGKFVPEGFKRKETRGKLAIGITTNFINRHSRAEVEVAEISGVARIYNQKFFQNLYNKTGIDLENIVYYKDDTHYFVMTAKKQSLLTKGVILQDKADIESLLAPDNVNRDALLSYAKEAANFSTNYCLPELEFALNHRDLPDVDMFDFTCMTRSENAALVREHNGSRVLLGLVGDCLVEPFWPLGTGVARGFLAAFDAAWMVRRWAAGTPPLEVLAERESIYQRLSQTSPDNTHKNVSQYSIDPATRYPNINLQAIKASQVRDLYLVGMVEVDHHGKRKSDARLSTVAPGAVCEELLSWCQASTAGYRGVAVTNFSTSWTSGLALCALIHRFRPDLVDFDSVDPQDAIQTHQMLLDVAEQELGIQPVLSSAEMATLTEPDCLDLITYLSHFYQIFGTSPEAEVSKKPLSPPGTRGAILFLSKLQKSRNLAHKRSQPPRDRTGENSDACYFCGRRVYIVERASAEGRFFHRGCFQCRRCGATLRLGDYAFDEEDGNFYCSLHYPHPASMDLPRDEASALPDGDADAAAHAPSDAGTSCVSPMERAPSPLQPTPAAPQAGEEPGDAEDTADAGDTEEEQELLAQPGEDVREEEVPRAEPQGAKEEGEESGGRRKITLTPLEKLSLSTLNLTSEAEPEPPLKPARLRLPAAPEALPALRQGQGAWKEEEEEEEKIDMEKDLEDSDSEEGEEEEEKEEEDKGLGIVKDLYPDPREEEKFPTWKRTLARRTRESQMKRFCRAQAIQRRLEEIEVTFRELEQQGTKLEKLLRDENDSLADQHTQWTNQLLYLVQKKNNLMSEESDLMIAVQELKLEEQQCQLDEKLRSYMNKEDALKTPEDEKAEQEILKQLVEVVNKRNILIQLQEEKRLSELRA; this is encoded by the exons ATGAGTGTGCCAGCCGAGGAGCCGGGCAACCCTGCCCATGCCATCTTTGAGAGGTTCCTGAGAGCCGGGCAGTGCCAGGAGGTGCTGGGCTCcttcctggagctgtgccagcagctgggcgTGCAGGGCACGGGGCTGCAGCTCTACCACGGCCTCAAGGCTGCCCTCAACTACTGGAATGCCAAGGCCCTGTGGAGCAAGCTGGATAAGAAAGCTGGGCACAAGGACTACGAccagggcacagcctgtgctggcacCAAG tgcctggtggtGGGCGCTGGCCCCTGCGGGCTGCGGGCAGCCATcgagctggctctgctgggagcccgcgtggtgctgctggagaagcGCGACTCCTTCTCCCGCAACAACGTCCTGCACCTCTGGCCCTTCACCATCCACGACCTGCGCGCGCTCGGCGCCAAGAAGTTCTACGGGCGCTTCTGCACGGGCACTCTAGACCACATCA gtatccggcagctgcagctgatccTGCTGAAGGTGGCTTTGCTGCTGGGGGTGGAGGTGCACATCAATGTGAGGTTTGAGGACCTTGTTCCCCCCAAGGGAAAGGCAG gtgGCTGGCAGGccgtgctgcagcccagctcctctcccctcAGCCACTACGAGTTCGACGTCCTCATCTCAGCTGGCGGTGGCAAATTTGTCCCTGAAG ggTTCAAGAGGAAGGAGACGCGTGGGAAGTTGGCCATTGGCATCACCACCAACTTCATCAACCGCCACAGCCGGGCCGAGGTGGAGGTGGCTGAGATCAGCGGCGTGGCCCGAATCTACAACCAGAAGTTCTTCCAGAACCTCTACAACAAAACGG GCATCGACCTGGAGAACATCGTGTACTACAAGGATGACACTCACTATTTCGTCATGACGGCCAAGAAGCAAAGCCTGCTCACGAAGGGGGTCATCCTTCAG GACAAAGCGGACATCGAGAGCCTCCTGGCCCCAGACAACGTGAACAGGGATGCCCTCCTTAGCTATGCCAAAGAAGCTGCCAACTTCTCCACCAACTACTGCCTGCCCGAACTGGAGTTTGCCCTCAACCACCGGGACCTGCCGGACGTTGACATGTTTGACTTCACATGCATGACGCGCTCGGAGAACGCGGCGCTGGTGCGGGAGCACAACGGGAGCCgagtgctcctggggctggtggGCGACTGCCTGGTGGAG CCCTTCTGGCCGCTGGGCACTGGCGTGGCCAGGGGTTTCCTCGCCGCCTTCGACGCGGCGTGGATGGTGCGGCGCTGGGCGGCGGGGACACCTCCTCTGGAGGTGCTGGCTGAGAG GGAGAGCATCTACCAGCGCCTCTCGCAGACATCCCCAGACAACACCCACAAGAACGTCAGCCAGTACAGCATCGACCCGGCCACGCGCTACCCCAACATCAACCTGCAGGCCATCAAAGCCAGCCAG GTCAGGGACCTCTACCTGGTGGGCATGGTGGAGGTGGACCACCATGGGAAGAGGAAGAGCGACGCCCGGCTCAGCACCG TggcccctggagctgtgtgtgaagagctgctgagctggtgcCAGGCCAGCACGGCTGGATACCGCGGCGTGGCTGTGACCAACTTCAGCACCTCCTGGACCAGTGGCTTGGCCCTCTGTGCCCTCATCCACCGCTTCCGCCCCGACCTGGT GGACTTTGACTCCGTGGACCCCCAGGATGCCATTCAGACCCACCAGATGTTGCTGGACgtagcagagcaggagctgggcatcCAGCCTGTCCTCTCCAGTGCTGAGATGGCCACCCTGACAGAGCCTGACTGCCTGGACCTCATCACCTACCTCAGCCACTTCTACCAAATTTTTGGGACCTCTCCAG AGGCGGAGGTCAGCAAGAAGCCACTGTCTCCCCCTGGCACACGAGGGGccatcctcttcctcagcaAGCTGCAGAAGAGCCGGAACCTGGCACACAAACGTAGCCAG CCGCcgagggacaggacaggggagAACAGCGACGCCTGCTACTTCTGCGGGCGCCGTGTGTACATCGTGGAGCGAGCCAGCGCCGAGGGACGCTTCTTCCACCGCGGCTGCTTCCAGTGCCGGCGCTGCGGGGCCACGCTGCGCCTGGGCGACTACGCCTTCGACGAGGAGGACG GTAACTTTTACTGCTCGCTGCACTACCCCCATCCAGCCAGCATGGACCTGCCCCGGGATGAGGCTTCGGCGCTGCCCGATGGG gatgCTGATGCTGCTGCCCACGCGCCCTCTGATGCTGGAACGTCGTGTGTGTCCCCCATGGAGAGGGCACCCAGCCCTCTGCAGCCCactccagcagccccacaggcaggGGAAGAGCCTGGGGACGCTGAGGACACTGCAGATGCTGGTGACacggaggaggagcaggagctgctggcacagcctggggaggaTGTGAGGGAAGAGGAGGTTCCCAGAGCGGAGCCCCAAGGAGCAAAAGAGGAGGGTGAGGAGAGTGGGGGCAGGAGGAAGATCACCCTCACACCGCTGGAGAAGCTCAGTCTGTCCACGCTGAACCTCACCAGTGAAGCTGAGCCCGAGCCTCCACTGAAGCCAGCCCGTCTgaggctcccagcagcacccgaggccctccctgccctgcggCAGGGACAAGGCGcctggaaggaggaggaggaggaggaggagaaaattgACATGGAGAAAG ATTTGGAGGACAGTGACAGcgaggagggggaggaagaggaggagaaagaggaggaggacaaaGGCCTTGGCATTGTGAAAGACTTG TACCCAGACCCCCGGGAAGAGGAGAAATTCCCCACCTGGAAGCGCACCTTGGCCCGCCGGACCAGGGAGTCCCAGATGAAGAGGTTCTGCAGAGCCCAG GCCATCCAGAGGCGGCTGGAGGAGATCGAGGTGACGTTccgggagctggagcagcagggcaccAAGCTGGAGAAGCTGCTCCGGGATGAGAATG ACAGCCTGGCTGACCAGCACACACAGTGGACAAACCAGCTGCTGTACCTGGTGCAGAAGAAGAACAACCTGATGAGCGAGGAGTCAGACCTCATGATCGC GGTGCAGGAGTTgaagctggaggagcagcagtgccagctcgaCGAGAAGCTCCGGAGCTACATGAACAAGGAGG ATGCCCTGAAGACGCCTGAGGATGAGAAGGCTGAGCAGGAGATCCTGAAGCAGCTGGTGGAGGTGGTGAACAAGCGGAACATCCtcatccagctgcaggaggagaagcGGCTCAGTGAGCTCCGCGCTTGA